One part of the Vibrio palustris genome encodes these proteins:
- the miaA gene encoding tRNA (adenosine(37)-N6)-dimethylallyltransferase MiaA, with protein MTKKLPLALFLMGPTASGKTDLAIRLRQKFPVEIISVDSALIYRGMDIGTAKPSQEEQSQAPHRLIDILDPSESYSAADFRRDALLAMDDIVSQGKIPLLVGGTMLYYKALIEGLSPLPAADQKIRQQIEQEALTNGWTMLHDQLQSIDPVSAERIHPNDPQRLSRALEVYRITGKTLTELTATKGETIPYRVKQFAIVPKERAELHRRIELRYNKMVEAGFEQEVQALYQRDDLHADLPSIRCVGYRQMWEYFDGHGTLDDAIFRGICATRQLAKRQITWLRSWDDLTWLDSEDIDHAFETMSDAIASD; from the coding sequence ATGACTAAAAAATTACCTTTAGCCCTGTTTCTTATGGGACCAACCGCATCGGGCAAAACCGATCTTGCGATTCGTTTACGCCAAAAATTTCCTGTGGAAATTATCAGCGTTGATTCAGCCCTGATTTACAGAGGGATGGATATCGGGACGGCGAAGCCTTCACAGGAAGAGCAGAGTCAGGCCCCGCATCGCCTGATTGATATTCTTGATCCAAGCGAATCTTATTCCGCAGCAGACTTTCGTCGTGACGCTTTATTAGCCATGGATGACATCGTGAGCCAAGGGAAAATTCCTTTGCTGGTGGGCGGAACAATGTTGTACTACAAAGCATTGATTGAGGGTTTATCGCCATTACCCGCAGCAGATCAAAAAATTCGCCAACAAATAGAGCAAGAAGCATTGACGAATGGTTGGACAATGCTGCACGATCAATTACAAAGTATTGATCCAGTGTCGGCTGAACGAATACACCCCAATGATCCACAGCGTTTGTCTCGAGCATTGGAAGTTTACCGAATTACTGGTAAAACACTAACAGAGTTAACTGCTACGAAAGGGGAAACCATTCCTTATCGTGTTAAACAGTTTGCCATCGTTCCCAAGGAAAGGGCAGAGCTCCATCGTCGGATTGAGTTACGATACAACAAGATGGTTGAAGCAGGTTTTGAGCAAGAAGTACAAGCGTTATATCAACGCGATGATCTTCATGCTGACTTACCCTCCATTCGTTGTGTCGGTTACCGACAGATGTGGGAATATTTTGACGGACACGGTACGTTAGATGACGCAATCTTTCGCGGAATCTGTGCCACTCGTCAATTGGCCAAGCGACAAATCACCTGGTTACGCAGCTGGGATGATTTAACTTGGTTAGATAGCGAAGATATTGATCACGCTTTTGAAACAATGTCGGATGCAATAGCATCTGATTGA
- the tusB gene encoding sulfurtransferase complex subunit TusB, giving the protein MLHIVKTMAKLPLVFACSQPEDSILLIEEAVYAARSGSALLNNYKTQAFVFVLQEDLEARGCLQGIDSSYQVVDMEEFVGLTVKYVKSITW; this is encoded by the coding sequence ATGCTGCATATTGTTAAAACCATGGCAAAACTGCCGCTCGTGTTCGCTTGTTCTCAGCCCGAGGATAGTATTTTACTGATCGAGGAGGCGGTTTATGCTGCTCGCTCAGGTAGTGCCTTGTTAAACAATTACAAAACGCAAGCATTTGTTTTTGTCTTACAGGAAGATCTTGAAGCAAGAGGTTGCCTTCAAGGTATTGATTCTTCATATCAAGTGGTTGATATGGAAGAATTTGTTGGTCTGACTGTAAAGTATGTAAAATCAATCACTTGGTGA
- the hflX gene encoding ribosome rescue GTPase HflX, which yields MFDRYESGERAVLVHINFTQEGEWEDLSEFEMLVSSAGVSSLQVITGSRQSPHPKYFVGDGKAQEIASAVTANEADIVIFNHALSPAQERNLEQLCQCRVIDRTGLILDIFAQRARTHEGNLQVELAQLRHISTRLIRGWTHLERQKGGIGLRGPGETQLETDRRLLRDRIKAILRRLEKVSKQREQGRRSRNRKEIPTLSLVGYTNAGKSTLFNRITEADVYAADQLFATLDPTLRKIELADIGTAILADTVGFIRHLPHDLVAAFKATLQETQEADILLHVIDASDDRFRENIEAVNDVLAEIDADEVPTLLVMNKIDSLEHQTPRIERDDEGIPRTVWVSAMSGDGIDLLFEALTERLASEMVEHHLQIPPEYQGRIRSLFFQMNCIKQEEYDPEGNLLITVRMQKIDWSRLEKREEADLADFIVT from the coding sequence TTGTTTGACCGTTATGAATCGGGGGAGCGAGCCGTACTTGTTCATATCAACTTCACGCAAGAGGGTGAGTGGGAAGATCTTAGTGAGTTTGAAATGCTTGTATCATCTGCAGGTGTTTCCTCTCTACAAGTGATTACTGGCAGCCGCCAATCTCCTCACCCTAAATATTTCGTCGGTGACGGCAAAGCTCAAGAAATTGCGAGCGCTGTAACCGCGAATGAAGCTGATATCGTCATTTTTAATCACGCTTTATCCCCAGCTCAAGAGCGCAATCTAGAACAGCTATGTCAATGTCGTGTGATCGATAGAACTGGGTTGATTTTAGATATCTTCGCGCAGCGCGCCCGAACCCACGAAGGTAACCTCCAAGTAGAATTAGCACAATTGCGCCATATTTCTACACGTCTTATCCGTGGTTGGACTCACTTGGAGCGCCAGAAAGGGGGGATCGGTTTACGTGGTCCTGGTGAAACTCAGTTAGAAACGGACCGCCGTTTATTGCGTGATAGAATTAAAGCGATCTTACGCCGTTTAGAAAAAGTGTCTAAACAGCGAGAACAAGGTAGGCGATCGAGAAACCGTAAAGAAATTCCAACATTGTCATTGGTTGGCTATACCAACGCAGGTAAATCGACCTTATTTAACCGTATTACCGAAGCGGATGTGTATGCAGCCGATCAGTTGTTTGCCACGCTCGATCCGACGTTGCGTAAAATCGAGTTAGCAGATATCGGTACCGCTATTTTAGCTGACACCGTTGGGTTTATTCGTCATCTTCCTCATGATCTTGTGGCGGCTTTTAAAGCAACGTTACAAGAAACACAAGAAGCTGACATTTTGTTACATGTTATTGATGCAAGTGATGATCGTTTTCGTGAGAACATTGAAGCTGTGAATGATGTTCTGGCAGAGATTGATGCTGATGAAGTGCCAACTCTGCTTGTCATGAACAAGATTGATAGTCTAGAGCACCAAACACCTCGTATTGAACGCGATGATGAGGGGATACCTCGCACCGTTTGGGTCTCTGCGATGTCTGGAGATGGGATTGACCTATTATTTGAGGCATTGACAGAACGTCTTGCTAGCGAAATGGTTGAGCATCATCTGCAAATACCTCCTGAATACCAGGGACGTATTCGTAGTCTATTTTTCCAAATGAACTGCATCAAGCAAGAAGAATATGATCCAGAGGGCAATTTATTGATAACTGTTCGTATGCAGAAGATAGATTGGTCTAGACTAGAGAAAAGAGAAGAGGCAGATTTAGCTGACTTTATAGTCACTTAA
- the tusD gene encoding sulfurtransferase complex subunit TusD, translating to MNNRSVLSYALVINGGAYGSQASRSALLFANAVIQAGHKISRVFFYQDGVLNGSALTVPANDEINIVERWQAFAKDNDIALETCVAAALRRGIVSSEEAKLHQLTSHNLASGFVQSGLGALAEAMLTQDRVVQF from the coding sequence GTGAATAATCGATCTGTATTGAGTTATGCCCTCGTTATCAATGGTGGAGCCTATGGCTCTCAAGCCTCACGCAGTGCATTATTATTCGCAAACGCCGTTATTCAAGCAGGCCATAAAATATCACGTGTGTTTTTTTATCAAGATGGTGTGTTAAACGGCTCAGCACTCACTGTGCCTGCCAATGATGAAATCAATATTGTTGAACGTTGGCAAGCTTTTGCGAAAGATAATGATATTGCTTTAGAAACGTGTGTTGCTGCGGCATTGCGACGCGGCATTGTATCGAGCGAAGAAGCCAAGCTTCATCAACTAACTAGCCATAATCTAGCCAGTGGGTTTGTGCAATCTGGGTTAGGTGCTTTAGCGGAAGCGATGCTGACACAAGATAGGGTGGTGCAGTTTTGA
- the hfq gene encoding RNA chaperone Hfq: protein MAKGQSLQDPFLNALRRERIPVSIYLVNGIKLQGQIESFDQFVILLKNTVNQMVYKHAISTVVPARAVTHHSAERPAQERSAEKTEE from the coding sequence ATGGCTAAGGGGCAATCTTTACAAGACCCATTCTTGAACGCACTACGTCGTGAGCGCATTCCGGTATCTATCTATCTAGTGAACGGCATTAAGTTACAAGGCCAAATCGAATCTTTCGACCAGTTTGTTATTCTATTGAAAAATACCGTTAATCAAATGGTATATAAGCATGCGATTTCTACTGTGGTGCCTGCTCGTGCCGTGACTCATCACAGCGCCGAGCGTCCAGCACAGGAACGTTCTGCTGAAAAAACAGAAGAGTAA
- the rpsL gene encoding 30S ribosomal protein S12 produces the protein MATINQLVRKPRAKQVVKSNVPALEACPQKRGVCTRVYTTTPKKPNSALRKVCRVRLTNGFEVTSYIGGEGHNLQEHSVVLIRGGRVKDLPGVRYHTVRGALDCAGVNDRKKGRSKYGVKRPKS, from the coding sequence ATGGCAACTATTAACCAGTTGGTTCGCAAGCCACGTGCAAAGCAAGTTGTTAAAAGCAACGTGCCAGCACTAGAAGCGTGCCCGCAAAAACGTGGTGTATGTACTCGTGTATACACTACTACACCTAAGAAACCTAACTCAGCACTTCGTAAAGTATGTCGTGTTCGTTTAACTAACGGTTTCGAAGTTACTTCATACATCGGCGGTGAAGGTCACAACCTTCAAGAGCACTCAGTTGTTCTAATCCGTGGTGGTCGTGTTAAAGACCTTCCGGGTGTACGTTACCACACTGTTCGTGGTGCACTTGACTGTGCAGGCGTTAATGACCGTAAAAAAGGTCGTTCTAAGTACGGTGTGAAACGTCCTAAATCTTAA
- a CDS encoding SlyX family protein yields the protein MNEETIKLQQRVDDLECQLSFQEQTISELNDALSQQQFLIAEMKDQMKFVVGKIKAIGSNELADQSEETPPPHY from the coding sequence ATGAATGAAGAGACGATAAAACTACAGCAACGTGTCGATGACTTAGAATGTCAGCTCTCTTTTCAAGAGCAGACCATCAGTGAGCTCAACGATGCATTAAGTCAGCAGCAATTTTTAATTGCTGAGATGAAAGATCAGATGAAATTTGTGGTTGGAAAAATCAAAGCCATCGGTTCAAACGAATTAGCTGATCAATCAGAAGAAACCCCACCACCTCATTACTAA
- the rpsG gene encoding 30S ribosomal protein S7, with protein sequence MPRRRVIGQRKILPDPKFKSELLAKFVNILMVDGKKSTAERIVYTALESMAAKSGKDHLAVFEEALENVRPAVEVKSRRVGGSTYQVPVEVRPVRRNALAMRWLVEAARKRGEKSMADRLSAEMLDASENKGTAVKKREDVHRMADANKAFAHYRW encoded by the coding sequence ATGCCACGTCGTCGCGTAATTGGTCAGCGTAAGATCCTTCCAGATCCTAAGTTCAAATCTGAACTGCTGGCAAAATTCGTTAACATCCTTATGGTTGACGGAAAAAAATCTACTGCAGAGCGTATCGTATACACTGCACTAGAATCTATGGCTGCTAAATCTGGTAAAGATCACCTAGCAGTTTTTGAAGAAGCTCTTGAAAATGTTCGCCCAGCGGTAGAGGTTAAATCTCGCCGTGTAGGTGGTTCAACTTACCAAGTACCTGTAGAAGTACGTCCGGTTCGCCGTAACGCACTTGCTATGCGTTGGTTGGTTGAAGCTGCGCGTAAGCGTGGTGAAAAATCTATGGCTGATCGTCTATCTGCAGAAATGCTAGACGCGTCAGAAAACAAAGGTACTGCTGTTAAGAAACGTGAAGACGTTCACCGTATGGCAGACGCGAACAAAGCGTTCGCACATTACCGCTGGTAA
- the hflK gene encoding FtsH protease activity modulator HflK produces MAWNEPGNNNGNNGRDNDPWGKNNRGNKGGRDQGPPDLDEVFNKLSQKLGGKFGKKGGGGNGSSSNGGAIGIGIVALIAVLVWFFAGFYTIGEAERGVVLRLGKYDRIVDPGLNWRPRFVDTVTPVNVQAIRSLRASGLMLTKDENVVTVSMDVQYRVSDPYKYLYVVTNADDSLRQATDSALRAVIGDSLMDSILTSGRQQIRQTTQKTLNQIIDKYDMGISIVDVNFQSARPPEQVKDAFDDAIAAREDEERFIREAEAYKNEILPKATGRAERLKKEAKGYSERIVNGAQGQVAQFEKLLPEYKAAPKVTRERLYLDTMEKVYSNTSKVMVDTKSSGNMMYLPLDKLMKQSDQAKKTDNTDSISVYDQIKRESQHTDTKDKSSANDSSRTSDSRQGRY; encoded by the coding sequence ATGGCGTGGAATGAGCCTGGTAATAACAACGGCAACAATGGCCGCGATAATGACCCGTGGGGTAAGAATAATCGCGGGAATAAAGGTGGTCGTGATCAAGGTCCTCCTGACTTAGACGAGGTATTTAACAAACTCAGTCAAAAGCTCGGAGGCAAATTCGGCAAAAAAGGTGGTGGGGGTAACGGTTCTTCTTCTAATGGCGGTGCCATTGGGATAGGTATTGTTGCGCTTATCGCTGTACTGGTATGGTTTTTTGCGGGCTTTTATACGATAGGTGAAGCCGAACGTGGTGTTGTACTACGTTTAGGTAAATACGATCGTATTGTCGATCCTGGCCTTAACTGGCGACCACGCTTTGTTGATACGGTGACACCGGTTAACGTGCAAGCGATTCGTTCTCTCCGTGCATCTGGTTTGATGCTAACGAAAGATGAAAATGTCGTTACGGTTTCCATGGATGTGCAGTACCGTGTCTCAGACCCATACAAATATTTGTACGTGGTAACGAATGCTGACGATAGCTTACGTCAAGCAACCGATTCTGCGTTGCGAGCTGTTATTGGTGATTCATTGATGGATAGTATTTTGACCAGTGGTCGTCAACAAATCCGCCAAACCACACAGAAAACGCTTAATCAAATTATTGATAAATATGATATGGGTATCTCCATCGTTGATGTGAACTTCCAGTCGGCTCGTCCTCCTGAGCAAGTGAAAGATGCGTTTGATGATGCGATTGCTGCGCGAGAAGATGAAGAACGTTTCATTCGCGAAGCAGAAGCGTACAAAAATGAAATCTTACCGAAAGCGACTGGTCGAGCTGAACGCTTGAAAAAAGAAGCGAAAGGCTACAGTGAACGTATCGTGAATGGTGCTCAAGGTCAGGTAGCTCAGTTTGAGAAACTCTTACCAGAGTATAAAGCTGCGCCTAAAGTGACTCGTGAGCGTCTCTATCTTGATACGATGGAAAAAGTATATTCCAACACGTCTAAAGTGATGGTAGATACTAAGTCAAGCGGCAATATGATGTACTTGCCACTGGACAAACTGATGAAGCAATCTGATCAGGCCAAGAAAACGGACAATACAGATTCTATCTCGGTATATGACCAAATTAAGCGTGAATCTCAGCACACAGACACAAAAGATAAGTCGTCTGCCAATGATTCATCACGCACGAGCGATTCACGCCAAGGGAGATACTAA
- the hflC gene encoding protease modulator HflC, whose product MRKLMIPAVVVVLALLLMSLFVIPEGQRGIVVRFGKINKDDGGKAALIYKPGVHFKLPLFDRVKRLDARIQTMDGRADRFVTAEKKDVIIDSYVKWRIQDFGRFYLATGGGNSLTAEALLERKVTDVLRSEIGEREIKQIVSGPRNEEVLPDSADSDVVTTEAAKKALKTDGQRDQIMDDVLTDTRESAAKDLGVQVVDFRIKKINLPDEISESIYRRMRAERESVARKHRSQGREKAEVIRAQAELEVSTILAEADKTARVTRGDADAKAAKIYADAYSESPEFFSFLRSLKAYRKSFNSKNDVLVLDPSSDFFKYMKNPQGNTATK is encoded by the coding sequence ATGCGTAAGTTAATGATCCCCGCAGTGGTTGTTGTATTGGCTTTGTTGCTGATGTCATTATTTGTGATTCCTGAAGGCCAGCGTGGCATCGTGGTGCGTTTCGGTAAAATTAACAAAGATGATGGCGGTAAAGCTGCCCTTATCTACAAACCAGGCGTTCATTTTAAATTGCCATTATTTGATCGTGTTAAGCGCTTAGATGCACGTATTCAAACAATGGATGGCCGAGCTGACCGCTTTGTTACCGCAGAGAAAAAAGACGTTATTATTGATTCTTACGTGAAATGGCGTATTCAAGACTTTGGACGTTTTTACCTAGCGACTGGCGGCGGCAATTCGCTGACGGCAGAAGCTCTGCTGGAACGTAAAGTGACTGACGTATTACGTTCAGAAATCGGTGAGCGTGAAATTAAGCAAATTGTGTCTGGTCCACGTAATGAAGAAGTACTACCAGATAGTGCAGATTCAGATGTGGTGACGACAGAAGCTGCGAAGAAAGCGTTAAAAACCGATGGTCAACGTGATCAAATCATGGATGATGTCTTGACGGATACCCGTGAAAGTGCCGCGAAAGATCTTGGTGTTCAGGTCGTCGATTTCCGTATTAAGAAAATCAACTTACCCGATGAAATTAGTGAGTCGATTTATCGTCGTATGCGCGCTGAACGTGAATCAGTTGCTCGTAAGCACCGCTCCCAAGGTCGCGAGAAAGCAGAAGTTATTCGTGCACAAGCTGAGCTGGAAGTGTCGACAATTTTGGCTGAAGCCGATAAAACTGCTCGCGTTACTCGTGGTGACGCAGATGCAAAAGCGGCAAAAATCTATGCAGATGCTTATAGTGAAAGTCCGGAGTTCTTTAGCTTCTTACGTTCACTCAAAGCGTATAGAAAATCGTTTAACAGTAAAAACGATGTATTAGTTCTGGATCCTAGTAGTGATTTCTTCAAATACATGAAGAACCCTCAAGGCAATACAGCAACAAAATAA
- a CDS encoding helix-turn-helix transcriptional regulator, with product MESVHVKPFTEHDKVILSSYEAVVDGIASLIGPFCEIVLHSLEDLNTSAVKIANGENTGRQVGSPITDLALKMLKDIEGSERNFSRSYFTRAKGGVLMKSITVAIRNGDNRVIGLLCVNVNLDAPFSQILNSFLPNHDAQDAASNVNFASDVEELVDQTVERTIEEINADKSVSNNTKNRQIVMELFDKGIFDIKDAINRVAERLNISKHTVYLYIRQRKTEEDQCE from the coding sequence ATGGAATCGGTACATGTCAAACCGTTTACCGAACATGACAAAGTGATTCTAAGCTCTTACGAAGCGGTTGTTGATGGTATTGCGAGTTTAATTGGACCGTTTTGTGAAATTGTTCTGCACTCGTTGGAAGATTTGAATACCTCAGCGGTAAAAATTGCTAATGGTGAGAACACCGGACGCCAAGTCGGATCACCTATTACCGATCTTGCTTTGAAAATGCTCAAAGATATTGAAGGCTCTGAGCGTAACTTTTCGCGCTCTTACTTTACCCGCGCGAAAGGCGGTGTATTGATGAAGTCGATTACCGTGGCAATCCGCAATGGTGATAACCGTGTTATTGGCTTGCTGTGTGTCAACGTAAACTTAGATGCGCCATTTTCGCAGATTCTTAATTCATTTTTGCCCAATCATGACGCGCAAGATGCCGCGTCCAATGTCAACTTTGCAAGTGATGTCGAAGAGCTGGTGGATCAAACGGTAGAGCGTACTATCGAAGAAATTAACGCAGATAAATCCGTCTCTAATAACACGAAAAATCGTCAAATCGTCATGGAATTATTTGATAAAGGCATTTTTGATATCAAAGATGCGATTAACCGTGTCGCAGAGCGTTTGAATATTTCTAAGCATACGGTTTACCTCTATATTCGCCAGCGAAAAACAGAGGAAGATCAGTGTGAATAA
- the tusC gene encoding sulfurtransferase complex subunit TusC: protein MNRIAFVFHTPPHHTSAGREGLDAILAASAYSDDIGVFFIGEGVLQLMKHQAPEKILSRNYISAFKLLELYDIEQCYVCEDSLREWGMSGDDLIMDCQVLSRQALSESMNQFDSLLNF from the coding sequence TTGAATAGAATCGCATTTGTATTCCATACTCCTCCTCATCACACATCAGCGGGTCGCGAAGGATTAGATGCTATTTTAGCCGCTTCAGCGTACAGTGACGATATCGGTGTCTTTTTTATTGGCGAGGGTGTTTTACAGCTGATGAAGCATCAAGCGCCGGAAAAAATTTTGAGCCGCAATTACATTAGTGCTTTTAAGTTACTTGAGCTGTATGACATTGAACAATGTTATGTGTGTGAAGATAGCTTACGTGAGTGGGGGATGTCTGGTGACGATCTGATCATGGATTGCCAAGTATTGAGTAGACAAGCACTGTCTGAATCTATGAATCAGTTTGATAGCTTACTCAACTTTTAA
- the fkpA gene encoding FKBP-type peptidyl-prolyl cis-trans isomerase: MKSLFKVSLLAATVMLAAGCQEKDTNADKKPAAEQASTVQFKSDDEKAAYAIGISFANYLSTSLEKPKEIGVDLDKDIVLKGIKDSFAGKAGMKEEEARKVLQGLDKRVAEKMKEKQSKESAKNIEAGKDFRAKFAKEDGVKETKSGLMYKVLKAGKGTSPKATDTVEVQYKGTLIDGTKFDSSYDRGEAAKFPLNRVIPGWTEGVQLMKPGAKYKFVIPPELAYGKQATPTIPANSTLVFEVELVKVDKKDDKATSKK; encoded by the coding sequence ATGAAATCATTATTTAAAGTGTCATTGCTTGCCGCTACCGTTATGTTAGCTGCTGGATGTCAGGAAAAAGATACGAATGCAGATAAGAAACCTGCAGCGGAACAAGCGAGCACCGTTCAATTTAAATCAGATGATGAGAAAGCGGCTTATGCTATCGGCATATCGTTTGCAAACTATCTATCAACCAGTCTAGAGAAGCCGAAAGAGATTGGTGTTGATTTGGATAAAGACATCGTCTTAAAAGGAATTAAAGATTCTTTTGCTGGTAAAGCGGGCATGAAAGAAGAAGAAGCGCGTAAAGTACTTCAAGGTCTGGATAAGCGCGTTGCTGAGAAAATGAAAGAGAAGCAAAGCAAAGAATCTGCGAAAAATATCGAAGCGGGTAAAGATTTCCGCGCTAAATTCGCGAAAGAAGATGGCGTGAAAGAAACCAAATCTGGTTTGATGTATAAAGTATTAAAAGCGGGTAAAGGTACATCACCAAAAGCGACAGATACCGTTGAAGTACAATACAAAGGTACGTTGATTGACGGAACTAAGTTTGATAGCTCTTACGATCGCGGAGAAGCGGCTAAATTCCCACTTAACCGTGTAATTCCTGGTTGGACTGAAGGTGTTCAGTTGATGAAACCTGGTGCGAAATACAAGTTTGTTATCCCGCCAGAGCTTGCTTACGGTAAACAAGCGACTCCAACTATCCCGGCTAACTCAACCTTGGTTTTCGAAGTTGAACTAGTGAAAGTTGATAAAAAAGACGATAAAGCAACATCTAAAAAATAA
- a CDS encoding WD40 repeat domain-containing protein, giving the protein MKRIFSHFILSLFIILTLNGCFFKSNSVEEWDIEPNGSTAFGLSPDGRFALLYSQEHQLVFWDLEKRQQLAELGPQDPQAHTINIIRISANSRYAVTATQTNFAVWDLGMVQADGLWSISDSVIRDIDIASNGQQVLLGLSNGKAIYVDLVNGRRIEFLAHREKVNTVALSPNGRYALTGGDDHTAYLWDTQNANIILTLEHEHRVNNVALQRQGTYAFTSDDGNDAFIWNLKTGEKQSHLKSFSRQLIFSSVRFANNGRFLLTGTPGSQVAIWNTTNGKKIDDFIAKPQKDARPPRAVVYDVALDKQQRIISATSAGIAEAWEFEE; this is encoded by the coding sequence TTGAAACGAATATTTTCTCACTTCATTCTAAGCTTATTTATCATTTTGACGCTAAATGGGTGTTTTTTCAAAAGTAATTCGGTCGAAGAATGGGACATTGAGCCCAATGGTTCTACCGCATTTGGCCTAAGCCCTGACGGACGATTTGCCCTACTCTATTCACAAGAACACCAACTCGTATTTTGGGATCTTGAAAAAAGACAACAACTCGCTGAACTCGGACCTCAAGATCCACAAGCTCATACCATCAACATCATTCGCATCTCAGCTAATAGCCGCTATGCGGTGACGGCGACACAAACAAATTTTGCTGTCTGGGATCTCGGCATGGTGCAAGCCGATGGATTGTGGTCCATATCCGATAGTGTCATTCGTGATATCGACATCGCCAGTAATGGCCAACAAGTATTACTCGGACTCTCCAATGGAAAAGCCATCTACGTCGACTTAGTCAACGGTCGACGGATTGAGTTCCTTGCGCATCGAGAAAAAGTCAACACTGTCGCTCTTTCCCCTAATGGACGCTATGCCCTCACTGGTGGTGATGATCACACGGCTTACCTATGGGATACCCAGAACGCGAATATCATCTTAACGCTAGAACATGAACATAGAGTGAATAACGTCGCCTTACAACGCCAAGGAACCTATGCGTTTACCTCTGATGATGGTAATGACGCCTTCATTTGGAATCTCAAAACGGGCGAAAAACAAAGTCATTTGAAAAGTTTCTCCAGACAATTGATTTTTTCGAGCGTTCGTTTTGCTAACAATGGTCGTTTCTTACTGACTGGCACACCGGGGAGTCAGGTCGCCATTTGGAATACCACCAACGGAAAAAAAATCGATGACTTTATCGCGAAGCCACAAAAAGACGCGCGTCCTCCACGAGCGGTAGTGTATGATGTTGCCCTAGATAAACAACAACGTATCATTTCTGCGACTTCAGCGGGTATCGCTGAAGCTTGGGAGTTTGAAGAATAA